One genomic segment of Dehalogenimonas alkenigignens includes these proteins:
- a CDS encoding HEAT repeat domain-containing protein, with protein MVIYCTRCWKDNPAGSEVCPRCGSKLEADNRTYIAKLIQALSHPEPMTVERAAWILGELKASEAIIPIVHLLKISRDMGAQEKAVEALGKIGDSSAVDALASNSAHWPVRVRVQVAESLGKIGGPKAEKVLRTMLNDSSSQVHETTSKALKTLVR; from the coding sequence GTGGTCATCTACTGCACTAGATGCTGGAAAGACAATCCTGCAGGGAGTGAAGTATGTCCTCGGTGCGGATCAAAGCTCGAGGCAGATAATCGGACTTATATTGCCAAGCTTATCCAGGCGTTATCTCATCCTGAACCGATGACCGTCGAGAGGGCTGCCTGGATTCTGGGTGAACTTAAAGCATCAGAAGCCATTATACCGATTGTTCATCTCCTTAAAATCAGCCGAGATATGGGTGCCCAGGAAAAGGCGGTTGAGGCGCTGGGTAAAATCGGGGACTCCTCGGCGGTAGATGCTTTAGCAAGCAACAGCGCTCATTGGCCGGTTCGTGTGCGTGTCCAGGTCGCTGAATCTCTGGGCAAAATTGGCGGACCAAAGGCCGAAAAAGTGCTTCGGACGATGCTAAACGACTCCAGCAGCCAAGTTCATGAGACAACTAGTAAAGCTTTGAAGACTTTGGTGCGCTGA
- a CDS encoding CsbD family protein yields the protein MEKNEIKGKAKQVKGKVEETAGKVTGKKSLEVKGKADQVVGKVQETAGKVQGTVKKTVKKLK from the coding sequence ATGGAAAAGAATGAAATCAAGGGAAAGGCCAAGCAGGTAAAGGGGAAGGTGGAGGAGACAGCGGGCAAAGTAACCGGTAAAAAATCTCTCGAAGTAAAAGGAAAAGCTGACCAGGTGGTCGGAAAGGTTCAGGAAACCGCTGGCAAAGTCCAGGGCACGGTAAAAAAGACGGTTAAGAAGTTGAAATAG
- a CDS encoding PAS domain S-box protein: protein MSAPIQPVIPYHDLFKHMLNGVAYCRMVFDTKDNPVDFVYLYVNPAFEKITGLKQAAIINRRVTDAIPGIKTENPELFDTYGRVVLTGEPAEFEIYVKPLKRWLAVSAYRPKRGHFVAIFENITGRKLTEQALAASDAQARLLLALSNDGIMVHGMTPDGQPEPFIEVNESACQMLGYSRSELLKMSPADIDAPKNPDEIPVIDRLMSDGSVVFERFHIAKNGTRIPVEISSRIADVNGNKMVISIVRDIAERKKERMLLERLVAERTQELNDINLKLTQEIEQRALAQRALEASESHFRSLYEKLPVGYQSLDAEARFLEVNPAWLKTMGYAKEEVIGRWFGDFLAGDQASDFREKFKRFKERGEVETEFVLVRKNGSHALVSVTGRIDYDTLGAVRKTHCLIIDITERRRIEQEIYRLASFPLVNPNPIMRVSPQGELLFANNASRPLMEHWHARIGGLLPEELRAEITEAYSSGLVRNLEVTVGEQTYDIKLYPNFELGALNLYGIDISRRKKIARELEISEANYRMLFNNASDAMILWKSIGNNTWQIIEANRVACERYGYSRDEMLALTGQQLNAPGSYSSLSPAIEQMRRTGYATYELKHITKKGVVIPVEVYGHQFELNGDIVILAVVRDISERKRLEAEKEKYQDRLEAMVEERTRSLTEEIASRHRAEAELQRLYEHEKSLSYALKKQMDERVFFTRALVHELKTPLTPLLGSSEMLVNLAREEPLISLSRNVQSGAVKLRKRIDQLLDLAKGEVGLLKLKFAPVDLGNLLKELVSFISPSAVKKGLAIRLDLPPSLPPIEGDRDYLYRVILNLLDNALKFTSSGGQVTIKAFVSGDAIEVWVSDTGIGIPKEKQERLFVPYSRVASDDTEFAGLGLGLSLCKNIIELHGGRIWIESQKDKGTTVRFTLPVIHPKQEKGETRS from the coding sequence ATGTCAGCACCCATTCAACCCGTTATTCCGTACCATGACCTGTTTAAGCACATGCTTAACGGCGTCGCCTACTGCCGGATGGTGTTCGATACAAAGGATAATCCGGTGGATTTTGTTTACCTGTACGTCAATCCTGCTTTCGAAAAAATAACCGGGCTGAAACAGGCTGCTATCATCAATAGAAGAGTGACCGATGCCATCCCCGGCATCAAGACCGAAAACCCCGAACTCTTTGACACCTACGGGCGGGTCGTATTGACGGGTGAACCGGCGGAGTTCGAAATATATGTCAAACCCCTTAAAAGATGGCTTGCCGTTTCGGCATATCGTCCCAAAAGAGGACATTTCGTGGCCATCTTTGAAAACATCACCGGACGTAAACTCACTGAACAAGCCCTTGCCGCCAGTGACGCCCAAGCCCGGCTGCTCCTGGCGTTAAGCAATGACGGGATAATGGTCCATGGAATGACTCCCGATGGTCAGCCCGAGCCGTTTATTGAGGTCAATGAGTCGGCGTGTCAAATGCTGGGGTATTCCAGGTCCGAGCTTCTGAAGATGAGTCCAGCCGATATTGACGCGCCGAAAAATCCTGACGAAATCCCCGTGATCGACAGGCTCATGTCCGACGGCAGTGTGGTTTTTGAACGGTTTCATATCGCCAAAAATGGCACCCGAATACCCGTGGAGATCAGCAGCCGGATAGCCGACGTCAACGGGAATAAAATGGTGATTTCGATAGTCCGGGACATCGCAGAACGTAAAAAAGAGAGAATGCTGCTGGAGCGGCTGGTTGCCGAAAGAACCCAGGAGCTCAACGACATCAACCTGAAGCTGACCCAGGAAATCGAGCAGCGTGCCCTTGCCCAACGAGCCTTAGAGGCGAGCGAGTCTCATTTCCGTTCTCTATACGAAAAACTCCCGGTAGGTTACCAATCGCTTGATGCCGAGGCTCGTTTCCTGGAGGTGAATCCGGCCTGGCTCAAGACCATGGGTTATGCCAAAGAAGAGGTCATAGGCAGGTGGTTCGGTGATTTCCTGGCCGGGGACCAGGCCAGTGATTTTCGGGAGAAATTCAAACGTTTCAAGGAGCGCGGTGAAGTCGAAACTGAATTCGTCCTGGTGCGGAAAAACGGCTCTCATGCCCTTGTCTCAGTAACCGGCAGGATTGATTATGACACCTTAGGCGCTGTCCGAAAAACTCACTGCCTGATCATCGATATCACCGAGCGCCGTCGCATTGAGCAGGAGATTTACCGCCTGGCCTCATTCCCCCTTGTCAACCCCAATCCGATAATGCGTGTTTCTCCCCAGGGCGAACTCCTCTTTGCCAATAACGCCAGCCGCCCGCTGATGGAGCACTGGCACGCCAGAATCGGCGGCCTGCTCCCGGAGGAATTGCGGGCAGAAATAACTGAAGCCTATTCCTCTGGTCTGGTCCGGAATCTGGAGGTCACCGTCGGCGAGCAGACATATGATATTAAACTCTACCCCAACTTCGAGCTTGGAGCCCTGAATCTCTACGGCATCGATATTTCCAGGCGGAAAAAAATTGCCCGTGAATTGGAGATCAGTGAAGCCAACTATCGGATGCTGTTCAACAATGCCTCCGACGCCATGATTCTGTGGAAATCCATTGGTAACAACACCTGGCAGATTATTGAGGCCAACCGGGTTGCCTGCGAGCGTTACGGCTATTCCCGCGATGAGATGCTTGCGCTTACCGGGCAACAGCTCAATGCGCCCGGTTCCTATTCTTCTTTAAGTCCCGCGATTGAGCAGATGAGACGCACCGGATATGCTACATACGAACTCAAACATATTACCAAAAAAGGAGTCGTTATCCCGGTTGAAGTATATGGCCACCAGTTCGAACTGAATGGAGATATTGTAATTCTGGCCGTAGTCCGTGACATCTCTGAGAGGAAAAGGCTCGAAGCCGAAAAAGAGAAATACCAGGATCGGCTGGAGGCGATGGTCGAGGAGCGGACCCGATCTCTGACCGAAGAAATCGCCTCAAGGCATCGGGCGGAGGCGGAGTTGCAGCGGCTGTACGAGCATGAAAAATCGCTGAGTTATGCCCTTAAAAAGCAGATGGATGAACGCGTATTCTTTACCCGGGCCCTGGTCCATGAGCTGAAAACCCCGCTGACGCCGCTTCTGGGTTCATCGGAAATGCTGGTCAATCTGGCCCGGGAAGAGCCTTTGATCAGCCTCAGCCGCAACGTCCAGAGCGGAGCTGTCAAACTTCGCAAGCGTATTGACCAGTTGCTCGACCTGGCCAAAGGCGAAGTCGGCCTGTTAAAACTGAAGTTTGCCCCGGTTGACCTTGGGAATCTCCTTAAAGAACTGGTATCTTTCATTTCGCCTTCAGCGGTAAAAAAGGGGTTGGCAATCCGGCTGGATTTGCCGCCGTCGCTGCCGCCCATCGAGGGCGACAGGGATTATCTCTACCGCGTTATTTTGAACCTGCTGGACAACGCGCTGAAATTCACCTCCAGTGGCGGGCAGGTAACAATTAAAGCCTTTGTATCGGGTGACGCGATCGAAGTTTGGGTGAGCGATACCGGCATCGGCATTCCCAAGGAGAAACAGGAGCGCTTGTTTGTCCCGTATTCGCGCGTCGCGTCAGATGATACCGAATTCGCCGGCCTTGGTTTGGGCTTGTCTTTATGTAAAAATATCATCGAACTTCACGGCGGCCGCATCTGGATTGAAAGCCAAAAAGACAAAGGTACGACCGTCCGGTTCACGCTACCGGTTATTCACCCAAAACAGGAAAAAGGAGAAACACGCTCGTGA